One Luteolibacter yonseiensis genomic window carries:
- a CDS encoding DUF1287 domain-containing protein, giving the protein MLAKFSLLFLLAATSLPAQTGEKLVTSARKQVGVTQYYDPMYRTLDFPNGDVPADRGVCTDVIIRAMRDALAKDLQQLVNQDMRANFSAYPKNWGLSKTDKNIDHRRVPNLRTYFKRKGYDVPLGKDKDPAKFLPGDIVTCTVPPNLPHIMLVSDKKTDAGVPLVIHNIGMGAKEEDCLFGYPLTGHYRVK; this is encoded by the coding sequence ATGCTCGCGAAATTTTCGCTCCTGTTTCTTCTGGCGGCCACCTCACTCCCTGCCCAGACGGGTGAGAAGCTCGTCACCTCCGCGCGCAAGCAGGTCGGTGTGACGCAATACTATGACCCCATGTACCGGACGCTCGATTTCCCGAATGGAGATGTCCCTGCCGACCGGGGAGTCTGCACGGACGTGATCATCCGCGCGATGCGCGACGCGCTGGCGAAGGATCTCCAACAACTCGTCAATCAGGACATGCGTGCGAATTTCTCCGCCTATCCGAAAAACTGGGGCTTGTCGAAAACGGACAAGAACATCGACCACCGCCGCGTGCCGAACCTGCGGACCTATTTCAAGCGCAAGGGGTATGATGTCCCGCTTGGCAAGGACAAGGACCCCGCGAAATTCCTGCCCGGAGACATCGTCACCTGCACCGTGCCTCCGAATCTGCCACACATCATGCTGGTGAGCGATAAAAAGACGGATGCGGGCGTGCCGCTCGTCATCCACAACATCGGCATGGGGGCAAAGGAGGAGGACTGTCTGTTCGGTTACCCGCTGACGGGACATTATCGGGTGAAGTGA
- a CDS encoding M20 family metallopeptidase — translation MSQDVVSLLQQLVRIPSVNPDNAPGTEQIGEETLAIFLSGWLESIGAEVVLEEIKPGRPNLIARFAPLDGRPRILLGPHLDTVGVGGMTIEPFSGENRDGRIWGRGSSDTKGPMAAMLWALHEHREILADLPVAVDFVAFMGEESGQWGSIDFAKRHGSHYSFALVGEPTSLQVVHVTKGSLWATLRATGKAAHSSQPERGENAILKLTRALDLLDHHLGKKLATFTHPVLGHSTMNVGMIRGGARPNIVPDLAEAEIDIRITPALAAAGGALKLLQETIEFHELPVEIVKPHENPPMDTSADHPMIQALLATDSGTRLAGAPWFSDAAHLSNGGIPSICIGPGSIDQAHTIDEFIDISALEEGADFFYAFIAGLK, via the coding sequence ATGAGCCAAGACGTTGTTTCCCTTCTCCAGCAACTCGTCCGCATTCCTTCCGTAAATCCCGACAACGCGCCGGGTACCGAGCAGATCGGCGAGGAGACGCTCGCCATCTTCCTATCCGGCTGGCTGGAATCCATCGGCGCGGAGGTGGTGCTGGAGGAAATCAAGCCCGGCCGCCCGAACCTGATCGCCCGCTTCGCCCCGCTGGATGGCAGACCGCGTATCTTGTTGGGCCCCCATCTCGACACCGTGGGGGTGGGCGGCATGACCATCGAGCCGTTCAGCGGTGAAAACCGTGACGGCCGGATCTGGGGACGGGGTTCTTCCGACACAAAAGGTCCCATGGCGGCGATGCTCTGGGCGCTGCACGAGCACCGCGAGATCCTGGCGGATCTGCCGGTCGCGGTGGATTTCGTCGCCTTCATGGGTGAGGAGTCGGGCCAGTGGGGTTCCATCGATTTCGCGAAACGTCACGGTTCCCACTATTCCTTCGCGCTGGTCGGCGAGCCGACCTCCCTGCAGGTCGTCCACGTCACGAAGGGCTCGCTCTGGGCCACCCTTCGCGCGACTGGCAAAGCCGCCCACAGTTCGCAACCCGAGCGTGGGGAGAACGCCATCCTCAAGCTCACCCGCGCGCTGGATCTGCTGGACCACCATCTTGGCAAAAAACTCGCCACCTTCACCCACCCCGTGCTCGGCCACTCGACGATGAACGTCGGCATGATCCGCGGCGGGGCGCGGCCGAACATCGTGCCGGATCTGGCGGAAGCCGAAATCGACATCCGCATCACTCCGGCGCTCGCGGCGGCCGGAGGAGCTTTGAAACTGCTCCAGGAGACCATCGAGTTCCACGAACTGCCGGTTGAAATCGTGAAACCCCACGAAAATCCGCCGATGGATACCTCCGCCGATCATCCGATGATCCAGGCCCTGCTCGCCACGGACTCCGGGACGCGGCTCGCGGGCGCGCCTTGGTTTTCGGATGCCGCACATCTTTCCAACGGTGGCATCCCCAGCATCTGCATCGGTCCCGGTTCAATCGACCAGGCGCACACCATCGACGAATTCATCGACATCTCCGCCCTCGAGGAAGGTGCGGATTTCTTCTACGCCTTCATCGCCGGGCTGAAATGA